Below is a window of Clostridium sp. JN-1 DNA.
AGGTGATAAATAATGTCATTGAGCATAGAAAATGCTAAGAAATTAAAATATTTGTGGCAGGATGGACATGAAATTAAATGGATAGGAGCATTTATTAAAATAGTTAATAAAGATACTAAAATAGTACCTTTTATACTTACACCAGAGCAAAGAAAATTTGTTGAAAATATTAGTAAATATAATATTGTACTTAAAAGTAGGCAATTAGGATTATCTGTATGTACAGTTGCTTTATCTATAAGACAGTGTATAGTTTATCCTAATTCAGCGTGTTTATTAGTATCACATGACCAGAAGAGTTGCAATACTATTTTTGATAAATTAAAGCAGCAGTTTAATTCATTGCCCGATTGGTTAAGACCTAAGACAATTGCTAACAATAGAATGGAAATTAAAATGGTAAATGGTAGCAAGATTACTTGTGTATGTGCAGGAAATAAAGATGTAGCAAGAGGAGATACATTACATTTAGTACATTTATCAGAGTTTGCATTTTGGAAGATGCCACAAAGACAACTTAATAGTATTACCCAGGCATTAGCACCAGATGGAAAATTAATTATTGAATCTACAAGTAATGGTCTAAATTATTTTCATGATCTATATTTCCAAGCAAAAAACAATGAAAATTCTTATAAATCATTCTTTTTTAATTGGATTGATGGCAGCACATTATTTGAAAAGGACTATGTGAATAGTGTTGAAATATATAAAGCAAAACATGATAATAAATCACTTACTAAAGAAGAATTAGATGATGAAGAAGTAGGATTAATTAAATTAGGTGCTAGTATGGAACAATTAATGTGGAGAAGATTAAAAGTTGCTAGTAGTGGATTAGATGCTTTTCATCAGGAATACCCTTCTACAGATATAGAAGCATTTATAAGTACAGGTGCAAATATATTCAATAATAAAAGAATTACAGATGTGCAAAGAAGTATTCCAAAGAATAATTATATAAGGAAAGATAATTTGATTGACTTGCCTA
It encodes the following:
- a CDS encoding terminase large subunit; this translates as MSLSIENAKKLKYLWQDGHEIKWIGAFIKIVNKDTKIVPFILTPEQRKFVENISKYNIVLKSRQLGLSVCTVALSIRQCIVYPNSACLLVSHDQKSCNTIFDKLKQQFNSLPDWLRPKTIANNRMEIKMVNGSKITCVCAGNKDVARGDTLHLVHLSEFAFWKMPQRQLNSITQALAPDGKLIIESTSNGLNYFHDLYFQAKNNENSYKSFFFNWIDGSTLFEKDYVNSVEIYKAKHDNKSLTKEELDDEEVGLIKLGASMEQLMWRRLKVASSGLDAFHQEYPSTDIEAFISTGANIFNNKRITDVQRSIPKNNYIRKDNLIDLPNELKKYYGKSFFVYKTKKAGERYFIGCDLSEGVGQDFSVCEVFSQDGIQVAEFYSNKIKPYQMAEIIDTLGRYYNKAILNVERASGGNSVIERLRYTFKYQRIYKQKLFDENNKMITRLGFDTNAKSKGIIINDFVENFDTGAIQINSVRLLQEMQVFEISDSGSMGAVSGQHDDSVMATALALYIIKHGINYKW